One region of Oncorhynchus masou masou isolate Uvic2021 unplaced genomic scaffold, UVic_Omas_1.1 unplaced_scaffold_486, whole genome shotgun sequence genomic DNA includes:
- the LOC135535358 gene encoding LOW QUALITY PROTEIN: monocyte to macrophage differentiation factor 2-like (The sequence of the model RefSeq protein was modified relative to this genomic sequence to represent the inferred CDS: deleted 1 base in 1 codon) encodes MNLVRFMNSRVPSNKRYQPTDYEHAANCATHALWVIPSLLGSSVLHFLSEDQWERVSAWLYGAGLTSLFLISTLFHTVTWKKSHLRSVEHCFHMCDRMVIYFFIAASYAPWLNLRELGPWTCHMRWLVWVMASVGTTYVFFFHERYKLMELICYTVMGVFPALVILSMPDREGLWELLVGGACYCLGMVFFKSDGLVPFAHAIWHLFVAMGAGVHYYAIYRYLYTPAANQMKTSR; translated from the exons ATTTATGAATAGCAGAGTTCCGTCCAATAAGAGGTATCAACCCACAGACTATGAACATGCTGCGAACTGTGCTACACAcgcg CTGTGGGTAATCCCTAGCCTATTGGGCAGCTCTGTGCTGCACTTCCTGTCTGAGGACCAATGGGAGCGTGTCTCAGCCTGGCTCTATGGGGCGGGGCttacctccctcttcctcatctctaCTCTGTTCCACACGGTGACCTGGAAG AAAAGCCACCTACG GTCTGTGGAGCACTGTTTCCACATGTGTGACAGAATGGTGATCTATTTCTTCATAGCAGCCTCCTACGCCCCCTG GTTGAACCTGCGGGAGCTGGGACCCTGGACCTGTCACATGAGGTGGTTGGTCTGGGTGATGGCCTCTGTCGGAACCACCTACGTCTTCTTCTTccacgagag gtatAAGTTGATGGAACTGATCTGTTATACAGTGATGGGAGTGTTCCCAGCCTTGGTCATCCTGTCAATG CCGGACCGCGAGGGGCTGTGGGAGTTGTTAGTGGGCGGTGCCTGTTACTGTCTGGGCATGGTGTTCTTCAAGAGTGATGGCCTCGTCCCGTTCGCCCATGCCATCTGGCACCTGTTTGTTGCCATGGGAGCAGGCGTCCATTACTACGCCATCTACCGGTACCTCTACACGCCAGCAGCCAATCAGATGAAGACATCCAGATGA